From Rhizophagus irregularis chromosome 9, complete sequence, the proteins below share one genomic window:
- a CDS encoding uncharacterized protein (CAZy:AA5; SECRETED:cutsite_VNA-FP; SECRETED:prob_0.8361); SECRETED:SignalP(1-26) — translation MNIKLILSAFLVGGLILLNEQVNVNAFPTSPLRARQDPGVGGTWKVVGKSGVNAMHAVLVSPRKVVFIDKLEENALKRPDGAAAISSEYDLDTNEVKPLGIYTNTFCSAGSWLGNGTLVEVGGDVGGDNYRIGIQTLRLYDTAVGDWVELEGIVPSNRWYPAMLTLPNGNVMVLGGSTAGTGKSKPEINNPTYMIYPPPSGTLVDVPLDFLTTTLPYNLYPMVHIIPNADGKTLLFMFANQMGISYDLDAGKTVTNYPNIPGGVIRSYPLTASSVMLPLSPTDNYNPTIMICGGSKTFEITAPAEASCGRLELSTANAAWEMDNFGGQGRIMPDSTILVDGSILFVNGAATGMAGFRKGAGITAIFVNEDPVLTPFRYDPFAKTYTTLAPSTIPRMYHSISTLVPDGTVLIAGSNPQPKVDLNEKYPTEYRVEIFSPPYLFTQSSRPVIISLQSTQIDNNRINVNYGQEVTMVVQIKPDGTTPSLKASIIHHGFITHSQNFSQRYVYLEITEMAADQTTADQYIVKLKLPPNPTIIAPGPSYIYVFNNDSPPQTGVPVLLSQAAAA, via the exons atgaatattaaattgattttatctGCATTCCTCGTTGGaggattaattttattaaatgaacaaGTCAATGTTAATGCTTTTCCTACATCCCCATTACGAG CACGCCAAGATCCAGGTGTGGGGGGAACATGGAAAGTTGTTGGAAA ATCCGGTGTCAATGCCATGCATGCCGTCTTAGTGTCTCCAAGAAAAGTTGTATTCATAGACAAAC ttgAAGAAAATGCGTTGAAGAGACCGGATGGTGCTGCTGCAATATCATCAGAATATGATTTAGATACAAATGAGGTTAAACCGCTCGGAATTTACACAAATACGTTTTGTTCGGCAGGATCATGGTTAGGAAATGGAACTTTAGTTGAAGTGGGGGGTGATGTTGGTGGTGATAATTATCGTATTGGTATACAAACGCTTCGTTTATATGATACTGCCGTTGGAGATTGGGTTGAATTAGAAGGAATTGTTCCATCTAATAGATGGTATCCAGCCATGTTGACCTTACCTAACGGTAATGTAATGGTCTTAGGAGGTTCAACCGCAGGCACAGGTAAAAGTAAACCGGAAATAAATAATCCAACTTACATGATCTATCCACCTCCAAGTGGAACATTGGTAGACGTGCCATTAGACTTTTTAACTACCACATTACCATATAATCTTTATCCAATGGTACATATAATTCCAAATGCTGACGGAAAAACGCTTCTTTTCATGTTTGCTAATCAAATGGGAATAAGTTATGATCTTGATGCTGGTAAAACTGTTACAAACTATCCAAATATTCCTGGTGGTGTCATTCGCTCATATCCATTAACTGCCAGTTCTGTAATGTTACCACTTTCACCTACGGATAATTATAATCCAACGATCATGATTTGTGGTGGTAGTAAAACTTTTGAAATTACAGCACCAGCTGAAGCTTCTTGTGGAAGGTTAGAATTATCTACTGCGAATGCTGCATGGGAAATGGATAATTTCGGTGGTCAAGGACGTATTATGCCTGATTCTACCATTTTAGTAGATGGATCCATATTATTCGTCAATGGTGCTGCGACTGGCATGGCTGGTTTTCGCAAAGGTGCAGGCATAACCGCTATATTTGTTAACGAAGATCCCGTCCTTACCCCATTTCGTTATGATCCATTTGCTAAAACGTATACTACTCTTGCTCCATCCACTATACCAAGAATGTATCATTCTATTTCTACTTTGGTACCTGATGGTACTGTGCTTATCGCTGGAAGTAATCCACAACCTAAAGTCGatcttaatgaaaaatatccaACTGA aTACCGCGTTGAAATTTTCTCTCCCCCTTATCTTTTTACACAAAGTTCTCGGCCAGTTATTATTTCTCTTCAATCTACTCAAATTGATAATAACAgaattaatgtaaattatgGACAAGAAGTTACTATGGTAGTACAAATTAAACCTGATGGTACCACTCCAAGTTTAAAAGCTTCAATTATACATCATGGTTTCATCACACATTCACAAAATTTCAGTCAGCGATATGTTTATCTTGAAATTACAGAAATGGCGGCTGATCAAACAACAGCTGatcaatatattgtaaaaCTTAAATTACCTCCAAATCCTACAATAATTGCTCCTGGTCCTTCTTACATATACGTTTTCAATAATGATTCTCCTCCTCAAACTGGTGTTCCAGTTTTACTTTCTCAAGCAGCAGCagcttaa